The following proteins are encoded in a genomic region of Maribacter hydrothermalis:
- a CDS encoding ATP-binding protein, whose product MKPTKKTESQLIEVYNKWLHSYLNGDIKTYDSYFDDAYHFIGSTQNEEFLNRTDTTHFFANTADQLAGKCDLRNESKTIEQFGELVFITHLFDAWFLNEKQYNYYGRFRFTSTLQEKTNGWRFIYQHFSTPDGKTEVGETIGFDKISKENAVLKEAIKRRTFELEEKNRELEIEGALERIRTQAIAMKQPSDLLDIVVTMRNEFIKLGHEANYFWHMMWLPKIYEKAMTSGDGTKIGFVMELPRHIHVDISLLAAWEKSNESTVVYAMNAEEAIDYIDKMVSLGDFKNIDPQAPTHDDIKHIGGLTFIMARTSHGEIGYSLPGVVNNPPKEDIEILVQFAKAFDLAHQRFLDLQKSERQAREVQIELALEKVRSRTMAMQHSDELAETSFLLDTQVRDLGIKTRGCAFNIYNKNDSTEWFSSEQGTMPTYQTPRENIFLEYYDIGKSGQTIHIKNFEGRECAKHYEYMCTIPVMGDALIKLKENGGSFPANQIDHVIYFKYGYLLFITLESVPKAHDIFKRFAKVFEQTYTRFLDLKKAEEQAREAQIEYALEKVRSRTMAMQHSNELPEAANDLFLQVQALGIPAWSAGYCTWDENKTNATANMSSEGVVQKPFVLPIVGVGYDFQKPLQNGASFHIDELGGDGIVKHYEFMRTLPIFGEVIDGILEAGFPLPTFQIFHIVYFDYGYVMFITYEPVPKAHDIFKRFGKVFEQTYTRFLDLQKAEAQTKEAQIEAALETVRSRSLSMQKPDELQEVVTVVSEKLKDLGIVMDAGGVIICTYSKESKDVVHWIASPDYSHSGKYLVPYFDHQIFKDTWDSKNNGDEWFSKSYSVKEKNSFFQHCFEHSDYKHFPEEIKDLVLKKNHHTLSFAWNEHSAILVPSHTKGLVPTLKEREILIRFAKVFEQAYIRFMDLQVKEEQSIALLEEKQRLEKTLKNLQETQKQLIQSEKMASLGELTAGIAHEIQNPLNFVNNFSEVSNELIDEMNEELDKGDLEEVKAISLDIKQNLEKINHHGKRAEGIVKGMLQHSRTSTAEKEPTDINKLADEYLRLAYHGLRAKDKTFNAELITDFDDTIGKIFIIPQDMGRVILNLITNAFYAVNEKVKSPLTPKGGTNDSEKVYKPTVCVSTNKLDNNAIVSISDNGNGIPKSIVDKIFQPFFTTKPTGQGTGLGLSMSYDIITKGHGGKLLVETIEKEGTTFIIELPYTNQPIN is encoded by the coding sequence ATGAAACCAACCAAAAAAACAGAAAGCCAGCTAATAGAAGTTTATAACAAATGGCTACATAGTTATTTAAATGGCGATATAAAAACCTATGACTCTTATTTTGATGACGCTTATCATTTTATTGGTTCTACCCAAAACGAAGAATTTTTAAATAGAACAGACACTACACATTTTTTTGCCAACACTGCGGATCAACTTGCTGGAAAGTGCGATTTAAGAAACGAATCTAAAACCATAGAACAGTTTGGAGAGCTCGTATTTATAACGCATCTATTTGACGCATGGTTTTTAAATGAAAAACAATACAACTATTACGGCCGATTTAGATTTACAAGTACGCTCCAAGAAAAAACTAATGGTTGGCGATTTATATATCAGCATTTTTCCACACCAGATGGCAAAACCGAAGTAGGCGAAACTATAGGTTTTGATAAAATCTCTAAAGAAAACGCAGTACTAAAAGAAGCAATTAAACGGCGAACATTTGAACTTGAAGAAAAAAATCGTGAATTAGAAATTGAAGGTGCCTTAGAACGTATACGTACCCAAGCTATAGCAATGAAACAGCCAAGCGACTTGCTAGACATTGTAGTTACTATGCGTAATGAATTCATCAAATTAGGTCATGAAGCTAATTATTTTTGGCATATGATGTGGCTACCAAAAATCTACGAAAAAGCCATGACCTCTGGCGATGGTACCAAAATAGGTTTTGTAATGGAATTGCCCAGACATATTCATGTAGATATTTCACTGTTGGCAGCATGGGAAAAAAGTAATGAATCTACAGTAGTTTATGCAATGAATGCCGAAGAAGCCATTGACTATATAGATAAAATGGTGAGTCTAGGAGATTTTAAAAACATAGACCCACAAGCCCCTACTCATGATGATATTAAACATATTGGCGGACTCACATTTATTATGGCACGCACAAGTCATGGTGAAATTGGCTATAGCTTGCCCGGTGTTGTGAATAATCCACCAAAAGAGGATATTGAAATACTAGTGCAGTTTGCAAAAGCTTTTGACCTTGCACATCAACGTTTCTTAGATCTTCAAAAATCTGAAAGACAAGCTAGAGAAGTTCAAATTGAACTTGCGCTTGAAAAAGTAAGAAGCCGTACAATGGCTATGCAGCATAGCGATGAACTTGCAGAAACTTCATTTTTATTAGATACCCAAGTACGTGATTTAGGTATTAAAACTAGAGGATGTGCCTTTAATATTTATAATAAAAATGATTCTACAGAGTGGTTTAGTTCAGAACAGGGAACAATGCCAACATACCAAACACCAAGAGAAAATATTTTTTTAGAGTATTATGATATCGGGAAAAGTGGGCAAACAATACACATTAAGAATTTTGAAGGTAGAGAATGTGCCAAGCATTATGAATACATGTGTACAATCCCTGTAATGGGCGATGCACTCATAAAACTTAAAGAAAATGGTGGTTCTTTTCCTGCTAATCAAATAGATCATGTAATTTATTTTAAATACGGTTATTTACTTTTTATCACTCTAGAGTCCGTACCAAAAGCACATGATATTTTTAAGCGCTTCGCCAAAGTTTTTGAACAAACTTACACACGTTTTCTCGACCTAAAAAAAGCAGAAGAACAAGCCAGAGAAGCTCAGATAGAATATGCTCTTGAAAAAGTACGCTCCCGTACAATGGCTATGCAGCACAGTAATGAATTACCAGAAGCTGCCAACGATCTCTTTTTACAAGTTCAAGCTTTAGGTATACCGGCATGGAGTGCCGGGTATTGCACCTGGGATGAAAACAAAACAAATGCAACCGCGAATATGAGTAGCGAAGGTGTTGTCCAAAAGCCATTTGTTTTACCAATTGTTGGTGTGGGTTACGATTTTCAAAAACCGTTACAAAATGGAGCATCTTTTCATATTGATGAATTAGGCGGAGATGGTATTGTAAAGCATTACGAGTTTATGCGTACCCTACCCATTTTTGGTGAAGTAATTGATGGTATTCTTGAAGCCGGATTTCCTTTACCTACATTCCAAATATTCCATATTGTGTATTTTGATTATGGATATGTTATGTTTATAACCTATGAACCAGTGCCAAAAGCGCATGATATTTTTAAGCGTTTCGGAAAAGTTTTTGAACAAACCTATACTCGTTTTCTTGATCTTCAAAAAGCAGAAGCTCAAACTAAAGAAGCTCAAATTGAAGCAGCTTTAGAAACTGTACGATCTCGTTCCCTTTCCATGCAAAAACCAGATGAATTACAAGAAGTAGTCACAGTTGTTTCCGAAAAATTAAAGGACCTAGGCATTGTAATGGATGCTGGCGGAGTAATCATATGTACCTATTCCAAAGAATCTAAAGATGTAGTGCACTGGATAGCATCTCCAGATTATTCTCATTCAGGGAAATATCTGGTACCTTATTTTGATCATCAAATTTTTAAGGATACTTGGGATTCAAAAAACAATGGGGATGAATGGTTTTCAAAATCCTATTCGGTTAAAGAAAAAAATAGCTTCTTTCAACATTGTTTTGAGCATAGTGATTACAAACATTTTCCTGAGGAAATAAAGGACCTGGTTCTTAAAAAGAATCACCATACTCTTTCTTTTGCTTGGAACGAACATTCTGCAATCTTGGTTCCTTCACATACCAAAGGTTTGGTTCCTACTTTGAAAGAACGGGAAATCCTTATTCGTTTCGCTAAGGTTTTTGAACAGGCATACATTCGCTTTATGGATTTGCAGGTGAAAGAAGAGCAATCAATTGCGCTTCTTGAAGAAAAGCAACGCCTAGAAAAAACTTTAAAAAATCTCCAAGAAACTCAAAAGCAACTCATTCAATCTGAAAAAATGGCAAGTCTTGGTGAACTAACTGCGGGCATTGCCCATGAGATTCAGAATCCCCTAAATTTCGTCAATAATTTTAGTGAAGTAAGTAACGAACTTATTGATGAAATGAACGAGGAACTAGATAAAGGGGATCTTGAAGAGGTAAAGGCTATTTCACTGGATATCAAACAAAACCTCGAAAAAATTAACCACCACGGTAAACGTGCCGAGGGTATTGTAAAAGGGATGTTACAACATAGTAGAACAAGCACTGCCGAAAAAGAACCTACAGATATTAATAAGTTGGCAGATGAATATTTAAGACTAGCCTACCACGGATTACGGGCAAAAGACAAAACCTTCAATGCCGAATTAATAACCGACTTTGATGATACAATTGGTAAAATCTTCATTATTCCCCAAGACATGGGTAGAGTTATACTAAACTTAATTACCAATGCTTTTTATGCGGTAAATGAGAAAGTTAAAAGCCCCCTAACCCCCAAAGGGGGAACAAATGATTCTGAAAAAGTATACAAACCTACTGTTTGTGTCAGCACAAATAAGCTAGATAATAACGCGATTGTTTCTATTTCAGACAATGGTAACGGCATCCCAAAATCAATCGTAGACAAAATTTTTCAACCATTTTTTACCACCAAACCGACAGGGCAAGGTACCGGCCTGGGCTTAAGCATGAGCTATGATATTATAACCAAAGGGCATGGTGGCAAACTATTAGTAGAAACAATAGAAAAGGAAGGAACCACATTTATAATTGAATTACCATATACCAACCAACCCATAAACTAG
- a CDS encoding adenylate/guanylate cyclase domain-containing protein has translation MAKIMVVDDETDLEILIKQKFRKQIRQNEYEFVFAINGRDALEKLVENPGVDIVLSDINMPEMDGLTLLSELHESSPLIKSVIVSAYGDMENIRVAMNRGAFDFITKPINFDDLTVTMEKTLKHAMEIRKTLQAIKENNILRMYVDENVLNFMGGQEYESKIMANESIEGTVMFVDVCGFTKISETTSPDVVVSMLNTYFDAMVKEIMEQDGIIDKFIGDAVMAVFRGEYHLDRAIDAAIAIRNQVNSFPNVEGKENFKPKVSIGIKSGEMISGNIGSATLKRLDYTVIGDSVNTAARLQDAAKENQIIICEGCYKQVKEAFKCENLGSINMKNKSNPLTVYNVIE, from the coding sequence ATGGCGAAGATAATGGTAGTAGATGATGAGACGGATTTAGAAATACTCATCAAACAGAAATTTAGGAAGCAAATTCGACAAAACGAGTACGAGTTTGTATTTGCCATAAATGGTAGGGATGCCCTTGAAAAATTAGTAGAAAACCCTGGGGTAGATATTGTTTTAAGCGATATAAACATGCCTGAGATGGATGGCCTTACCCTTCTCTCAGAATTACATGAATCTAGTCCGCTTATTAAATCGGTCATAGTTTCTGCTTATGGTGATATGGAAAATATTCGGGTAGCTATGAACCGTGGTGCTTTTGATTTTATTACAAAGCCCATCAATTTCGATGACCTTACAGTAACCATGGAAAAAACGCTAAAACATGCCATGGAAATTAGAAAAACACTACAAGCAATTAAAGAGAATAATATTCTTAGAATGTATGTAGATGAAAATGTACTCAACTTTATGGGTGGTCAAGAGTATGAGTCCAAAATAATGGCAAATGAAAGTATTGAAGGTACCGTAATGTTTGTAGATGTTTGCGGATTTACTAAAATCAGCGAAACTACTAGTCCAGATGTTGTGGTTTCTATGCTTAACACCTATTTCGATGCAATGGTAAAAGAAATTATGGAACAAGATGGTATAATCGATAAATTTATAGGAGATGCAGTCATGGCCGTCTTTAGAGGAGAATACCATTTAGACCGTGCCATTGATGCCGCAATTGCAATTAGAAATCAAGTTAATAGTTTTCCTAATGTTGAAGGCAAAGAAAATTTTAAGCCAAAGGTTTCAATTGGTATTAAAAGTGGAGAAATGATTTCTGGCAATATAGGTTCGGCAACCCTAAAACGTTTGGATTATACAGTGATCGGTGACTCCGTAAATACGGCTGCAAGACTACAAGATGCGGCTAAAGAAAACCAAATTATTATCTGCGAAGGGTGCTACAAACAAGTAAAAGAAGCTTTTAAATGTGAAAACTTGGGTAGCATCAATATGAAAAATAAATCGAACCCGCTTACTGTTTACAATGTAATAGAATAA
- a CDS encoding Pycsar system effector family protein: MTKPLENKKPTTKKSSKKENPLTAFERGLLNELKSKGHSEELVDHYWGTINYVAGLIKASELKAGLILSFYGIILNLIYQSAETVMHTVSNAIVFYILIGLWFVATVVSIFYSVRCFIPKLEGNYSDNVFYFGDVITKFGSIKEFSKKFYNVSINEKEVFEQLGEQIYINSKIAAWKFRNVQRSIRFLAVSLILLLITAVYYAALRIV; the protein is encoded by the coding sequence ATGACCAAACCACTAGAAAATAAAAAACCAACGACTAAAAAAAGTTCAAAAAAGGAAAACCCTTTAACAGCTTTTGAAAGAGGTCTATTAAATGAATTAAAATCTAAAGGACATTCAGAAGAATTAGTAGATCACTATTGGGGAACCATTAATTATGTAGCCGGACTCATAAAGGCTTCGGAGTTAAAAGCCGGACTTATACTTTCATTTTATGGTATTATTCTAAACTTAATTTACCAAAGTGCAGAAACAGTTATGCATACGGTTTCTAACGCTATTGTATTCTATATTTTAATTGGTTTGTGGTTTGTAGCCACCGTAGTTTCCATTTTTTATAGTGTACGTTGTTTTATACCAAAACTAGAAGGAAACTATAGTGATAACGTCTTTTATTTCGGTGATGTCATTACCAAATTTGGAAGTATCAAAGAATTCTCAAAAAAATTCTATAATGTCAGTATAAATGAGAAAGAGGTTTTTGAGCAATTGGGAGAACAAATTTATATCAATTCAAAAATAGCTGCTTGGAAATTTAGAAACGTACAACGATCCATTAGGTTTTTGGCTGTTAGCTTAATTTTATTATTAATAACCGCAGTTTATTATGCGGCACTAAGAATTGTATAG
- a CDS encoding response regulator has translation MKILVVDDEQDVKVLFQQRFRKEIRKEELEFVFAFSGEEALNLMKAMEHEAVLILSDINMPGMSGLELLDNIKKNYVKPPPMVMMITAYGDDENRTMAKNLGADDFLTKPLDFSLLKDKLITLS, from the coding sequence ATGAAGATACTAGTTGTAGATGACGAACAAGATGTAAAAGTGCTTTTTCAACAGCGTTTTAGAAAAGAAATACGAAAAGAAGAATTAGAATTTGTTTTTGCATTCTCTGGCGAAGAAGCCTTGAATTTGATGAAAGCAATGGAGCATGAAGCTGTGCTTATATTATCTGATATCAATATGCCAGGAATGAGCGGGCTAGAATTGTTAGATAACATTAAAAAAAATTATGTAAAGCCACCACCAATGGTGATGATGATTACCGCCTATGGGGATGATGAGAATAGAACAATGGCCAAAAATTTGGGTGCCGATGATTTCTTGACCAAGCCTTTAGATTTCTCACTTTTAAAAGATAAGCTAATAACCTTAAGCTAA
- a CDS encoding sensor histidine kinase → MKNIIFLRHILFTSLFCCLFLVSCKKTSKSETETKVGDYKVPETIPLVFTKPESFEWEDLANDTLTTPISYNLNVDALPSKPFELNIFKPLKSPMKEYDLDWDNFPTEKIILDSISFTITKSTIKKPTITKMKPPGNMAGTNVNLLQLSTNEGLPSDDITSFLETEDGAIWIGSSSSTSPLTLYDGENAFIYDYNAVYKMEMDKQGKLWLVRPSERLITILDFKNNIEFTITKTESFTPFDILCDHTGSLYIASLNEGFYKIDAELKNLQKITNANSAKPWRLFEDSNNNLWLGFTNNLAVIDKDRKQLKTLSRIADIEINSIVWDVTEDKTGNIWLNYPYPSAANNNTNPKVFRLSLKENTVKVLDAENGYNIIGTEMEEDKEGNIWILGAKEAFILSNNLEKHKPIALNSTLQGSLKIPRPLKRNDGSLWFATIDKGVLITTDFTLKTEYFDDTRGLVNNEIWEIEEDSRGDLWLGTAAGINIIDLNENSIKVISFEQLHCNPTTISFIKEITPDFYFINTRNGFSILDRKKNKLTSYGNSSFIFGAGISIINEHTFAIYTNEGLYVYNIENNTFKKLVSKNDPDILKAGSGSIMAYDKEILWIPTINGLAKVNLKTNTVSYLTKEQGLSDSYTSTAIFSSEGEVWVATTNGLNILNLEQNTLTPIKRENGLYPADFYDLVEKGNLMYAASGNGLIAIEKATAKTTDKGFYNFNTGLGFKSNDYLQNSPQFLKNGQFWSGVTSTSNEWKLLILDSEPQQDSTIGTVKINNMFVMDENPGFGLNINKDSTKVQTSTYANTKSITWDSVKRPYNIPEGLTLPYDQNSISFSYGSDAIFNRDKLNYRFILDGEDEDWNFAANATKTKNYYNLKPGDYTFKVAVRNGNSGWSVPDTLSFKINPPWWQTWWAYLLFGLIIAIILRAYIVFRARKLTKENRILEERVSHRTVQLKTKIDELKSTQSKLIQSEKMASLGELTAGIAHEIQNPLNFVNNFSEVNKELLDELAEEIDNGNYDEVKALAKDVSANEDKIIFHGKRADGIVKGMLQHSRSSTGQKEMTDINTLSDEYLRLAYHGLRAKDKSFNATLNTDFDDSIGKLNIVAQDMGRVILNLITNAFYVVKKKKEQNPKGYNPTVSVRTEKQGNMVLIKVSDNGNGVPKEVLDKIFQPFFTTKPSGEGTGLGLSLSYDIVQVHGGELTVETKQGEGTTFTISLPMK, encoded by the coding sequence ATGAAAAACATAATATTTTTGAGACATATACTATTTACCAGCTTGTTTTGTTGTCTATTTCTAGTTTCCTGCAAAAAAACCAGCAAATCTGAAACAGAAACAAAGGTAGGCGATTATAAAGTTCCAGAAACCATACCGCTGGTTTTTACAAAACCTGAATCGTTTGAATGGGAAGACTTAGCTAATGATACACTGACGACACCTATTTCTTATAATTTAAATGTAGATGCTTTACCCAGCAAACCTTTTGAGTTAAATATTTTTAAACCGCTGAAGTCTCCCATGAAGGAGTATGATTTAGATTGGGATAATTTTCCGACAGAAAAAATAATACTCGATTCTATTTCATTTACTATTACTAAATCTACCATAAAAAAACCGACCATTACCAAAATGAAACCACCAGGTAATATGGCTGGTACTAACGTAAATCTTTTACAACTTTCTACAAATGAAGGGTTACCATCTGACGATATTACATCTTTCCTAGAAACTGAAGATGGTGCTATTTGGATAGGTTCATCTTCCTCTACATCACCCTTAACACTTTATGACGGTGAAAATGCATTTATCTATGATTACAATGCTGTCTATAAAATGGAAATGGACAAACAAGGTAAGCTTTGGTTGGTTAGACCATCAGAACGTTTAATTACCATATTAGATTTTAAAAACAATATAGAATTTACAATTACCAAAACAGAAAGCTTCACCCCTTTCGACATTCTTTGCGACCATACCGGCAGCTTGTATATAGCTTCACTTAATGAAGGATTCTATAAGATAGATGCGGAATTAAAAAATTTGCAAAAAATAACAAATGCAAATAGTGCTAAACCATGGAGACTTTTTGAAGACAGTAATAATAACCTTTGGCTAGGTTTTACCAATAATCTGGCGGTTATAGACAAAGATAGAAAGCAACTTAAAACACTTTCAAGGATTGCAGATATTGAAATAAACTCCATAGTTTGGGATGTTACAGAAGATAAAACGGGTAACATTTGGCTAAATTATCCTTATCCTTCTGCAGCCAATAATAATACTAACCCTAAAGTTTTTCGACTCTCCTTAAAGGAAAATACTGTAAAAGTATTAGATGCTGAAAATGGCTATAATATAATAGGCACCGAAATGGAAGAAGATAAAGAAGGTAATATCTGGATTTTGGGAGCTAAAGAGGCATTTATTTTAAGTAATAATCTGGAAAAGCATAAACCAATAGCCTTAAACAGCACGCTACAGGGTTCCCTAAAAATACCTAGACCCTTAAAAAGAAATGATGGCTCGTTATGGTTTGCCACAATAGATAAAGGAGTACTAATAACCACTGATTTCACTTTAAAAACAGAATATTTTGATGATACAAGAGGTTTAGTAAATAATGAAATATGGGAAATAGAAGAAGACTCTAGAGGTGATTTATGGCTAGGAACGGCTGCGGGAATCAATATTATTGATTTAAATGAAAATTCTATAAAAGTCATTAGTTTTGAACAATTACATTGCAATCCCACCACTATTAGTTTTATTAAAGAAATTACACCTGATTTTTACTTTATAAATACTAGAAATGGCTTTTCTATTCTAGATAGGAAAAAAAATAAACTTACCTCATATGGCAATTCTTCTTTTATTTTTGGAGCAGGTATTTCAATTATAAATGAGCATACTTTTGCAATATATACTAATGAAGGTCTGTATGTTTATAATATTGAAAACAACACGTTTAAAAAATTAGTTTCTAAAAATGATCCAGATATTCTAAAAGCCGGTAGTGGGTCCATAATGGCTTATGACAAAGAAATTCTTTGGATCCCTACAATTAACGGTTTAGCCAAAGTAAATTTAAAAACTAATACCGTTAGTTATCTAACAAAAGAACAAGGTTTAAGCGATAGCTATACTTCCACAGCAATATTCTCTAGCGAAGGTGAGGTATGGGTAGCTACTACAAACGGGTTAAACATACTTAATTTAGAACAAAATACGCTTACACCTATAAAGAGAGAAAACGGATTATATCCTGCAGATTTTTATGACCTGGTGGAAAAAGGGAATTTAATGTATGCTGCTAGTGGAAATGGTTTAATTGCAATAGAAAAGGCAACTGCAAAAACAACAGATAAAGGCTTCTATAATTTTAATACTGGACTTGGTTTTAAATCAAACGATTATTTACAAAATTCACCTCAATTTTTAAAGAATGGCCAGTTTTGGTCTGGTGTTACTAGCACTTCTAATGAATGGAAACTACTTATTCTTGATTCCGAACCTCAACAAGATAGTACTATTGGAACAGTTAAAATTAATAACATGTTCGTCATGGATGAAAATCCTGGGTTTGGTTTAAACATAAATAAAGATTCTACAAAGGTGCAAACTTCAACTTATGCTAACACCAAAAGTATAACATGGGATTCTGTTAAACGTCCTTATAATATCCCCGAAGGTCTTACTCTACCCTATGACCAGAACAGCATTAGTTTTAGTTATGGTAGTGATGCTATATTTAATAGAGATAAATTAAATTATCGGTTTATTCTAGATGGTGAAGATGAAGATTGGAACTTTGCCGCAAATGCTACTAAAACTAAAAACTATTACAATTTAAAACCAGGAGATTACACCTTTAAAGTTGCTGTAAGAAATGGCAATAGCGGCTGGTCTGTACCCGATACCCTTTCGTTTAAAATAAATCCGCCATGGTGGCAAACTTGGTGGGCATACTTACTATTTGGTTTAATCATCGCAATTATTTTAAGAGCGTACATTGTTTTTAGAGCACGAAAATTAACTAAAGAAAATAGAATATTAGAAGAGCGTGTCTCTCATAGAACGGTTCAACTTAAAACCAAAATAGATGAGTTAAAGTCTACACAGTCTAAACTTATCCAGTCAGAGAAAATGGCAAGTTTGGGTGAACTTACAGCAGGTATTGCTCACGAAATTCAGAATCCACTAAACTTTGTAAACAATTTCTCTGAAGTTAATAAAGAGCTTTTAGATGAGTTAGCAGAAGAAATAGATAATGGTAATTATGATGAAGTAAAAGCGCTGGCAAAAGATGTGTCTGCCAACGAAGATAAAATTATCTTTCATGGCAAACGTGCCGATGGTATTGTCAAAGGAATGCTACAACATAGCCGTAGTAGTACCGGTCAAAAAGAAATGACCGATATCAATACTTTATCCGATGAATATCTTCGCCTTGCCTACCATGGTTTACGCGCCAAAGACAAATCTTTCAATGCTACGTTGAATACCGATTTTGATGACTCCATTGGCAAATTAAACATCGTAGCTCAAGATATGGGCAGGGTAATTCTCAATCTTATTACCAATGCCTTTTATGTAGTAAAAAAGAAGAAAGAACAAAATCCTAAAGGCTACAACCCTACGGTTTCTGTACGTACAGAAAAGCAAGGTAATATGGTACTCATTAAAGTTTCTGATAACGGCAACGGAGTACCTAAAGAAGTATTAGACAAAATATTTCAGCCATTTTTCACCACCAAACCCTCTGGAGAGGGAACCGGACTAGGATTATCCTTAAGCTATGATATTGTACAAGTACATGGCGGTGAATTAACTGTTGAAACAAAACAGGGAGAAGGGACAACGTTCACCATCTCATTACCAATGAAATAA